In Bradyrhizobium sp. 1(2017), one DNA window encodes the following:
- a CDS encoding hybrid sensor histidine kinase/response regulator — protein sequence MDDLLREFLTETSESLDTVDNQLVKFEQEPNNAKILDNIFRLVHTIKGTCGFLGLPRLEALAHAGETLMGKFRDGMPVTGQAVTVILSSIDRIKEILAGLEATEAEPEGNDRDLIDKLEAMVEQGMAAMSASASPIASGSAQPMAAGSAAAPVAEAPPLVPEAPATAPAKEMTTGTLIEQTLERPLRPGEVSLDELERAFRETAIEAPAPAPVAKAEPAPEAPAAKEAAKEAAKPAKEKAAPKKSMADENAGEGASIANQSIRVNVDTLEHLMTMVSELVLTRNQLLEISRRNEDTEFKVPLQRLSNVTAELQEGVMKTRMQPIGNAWQKLPRIVRDLSSELGKQIELEMHGADTELDRQVLDLIKDPLTHMVRNSADHGLETPAERLASGKGEQGTIRLSAYHEGGHIIICIADNGRGLNTEKIKAKAISSGLVTEAELEKMSEAQIHKFIFAPGFSTAAAITSVSGRGVGMDVVRTNIDQIGGTIDIKSVAGEGSSVTIKIPLTLAIVSALIVEAAGDRFAIPQLSVVELVRARANSEHRIERIKDTAVLRLRNKLLPLIHLKKLLKIDDGAASDPENGFIVVTQVGSQTFGIVVDGVFHTEEIVVKPMSTKLRHIDMFSGNTILGDGAVIMIIDPNGIAKALGAAGSSAHDMGDENGAHHIGSGEQTTSLLVFRAGSSQPKAVPLGLVTRLEELPADKIEFSNGRYMVQYREQLMPLVAMEGVTIASQGAQPILVFADDGRSMGLVVDEIIDIVEERLNIEVGGSSQGILGSAVIKGQATEVIDVGHFLPMAFADWFTRKEMKPSLHSQSVLLVDDSAFFRNMLAPVLKAAGYRVRTAPTAQEGLAALRAQSFDVVLTDIEMPDMNGFEFAEVIRSDNNLGAMPIIGLSALVSPAAIERGRQAGFHDYVAKFDRPGLIAALKEQTAGAAGASELSRAAA from the coding sequence ATGGATGATCTGTTGCGGGAGTTTTTGACGGAGACCAGCGAGAGCCTGGACACCGTCGACAATCAGCTGGTGAAGTTCGAGCAGGAGCCGAACAACGCCAAGATCCTGGATAACATCTTCCGCCTCGTCCACACCATCAAGGGTACCTGCGGCTTCCTCGGCCTGCCGCGACTGGAGGCGCTGGCGCATGCCGGCGAGACCTTGATGGGCAAATTCCGTGACGGCATGCCGGTGACCGGGCAGGCGGTGACGGTGATCCTGTCCTCGATCGACCGCATCAAGGAGATCCTCGCAGGCCTCGAGGCCACCGAAGCCGAGCCCGAGGGCAACGACCGCGATCTCATCGACAAGCTGGAAGCGATGGTCGAGCAGGGCATGGCGGCAATGTCAGCGTCGGCTTCGCCGATCGCGTCAGGCTCGGCGCAGCCGATGGCGGCTGGAAGTGCCGCCGCTCCCGTTGCCGAAGCCCCGCCGCTGGTGCCGGAGGCCCCGGCTACCGCGCCCGCCAAGGAGATGACCACGGGCACGCTGATCGAGCAGACGCTGGAGCGTCCCTTGCGTCCGGGCGAGGTCTCGCTCGACGAGCTCGAGCGCGCCTTCCGCGAGACCGCGATCGAAGCGCCGGCCCCGGCCCCCGTTGCCAAAGCCGAGCCCGCGCCTGAAGCTCCGGCCGCCAAGGAGGCTGCCAAGGAGGCTGCAAAACCCGCCAAGGAAAAGGCCGCGCCGAAGAAGTCGATGGCCGACGAGAATGCCGGCGAAGGTGCCAGCATCGCCAACCAGTCGATCCGCGTCAACGTGGACACGCTGGAGCATTTGATGACCATGGTCTCCGAGCTGGTGCTGACCCGCAACCAGCTGCTGGAGATCTCCCGCCGCAACGAGGACACCGAGTTCAAGGTGCCGCTGCAGCGCCTGTCCAACGTCACCGCCGAGCTGCAGGAGGGCGTCATGAAGACGCGCATGCAGCCGATCGGCAATGCCTGGCAGAAGCTGCCCCGCATCGTCCGCGACCTCTCTAGCGAACTCGGCAAGCAGATCGAGCTGGAGATGCACGGCGCCGACACCGAGCTCGACCGCCAGGTGCTCGACCTGATCAAGGACCCGCTCACCCACATGGTGCGCAACTCCGCCGATCATGGCCTCGAGACCCCCGCCGAGCGTCTCGCCTCCGGCAAGGGCGAGCAGGGCACCATTCGCCTGTCCGCCTATCACGAGGGCGGCCACATCATCATCTGCATCGCCGACAACGGAAGGGGCCTCAACACCGAGAAGATCAAGGCCAAGGCGATCTCGTCAGGCCTCGTCACCGAGGCCGAGCTCGAGAAGATGAGCGAGGCCCAGATCCACAAGTTCATCTTCGCGCCCGGCTTCTCGACCGCGGCCGCCATCACCTCGGTCTCGGGCCGCGGCGTCGGCATGGACGTGGTCCGCACCAATATCGACCAGATCGGCGGCACCATCGACATCAAGAGCGTGGCTGGCGAGGGAAGCTCCGTCACCATCAAGATCCCGCTGACCCTGGCCATCGTCTCGGCCCTGATCGTGGAAGCTGCCGGCGACCGCTTCGCCATCCCGCAGCTCTCGGTGGTCGAGCTGGTGCGCGCCCGCGCCAACTCCGAGCACCGCATCGAGCGCATCAAGGACACCGCGGTCCTCCGCCTGCGCAACAAGCTGCTGCCGCTGATCCACCTCAAGAAGCTGCTCAAGATCGACGACGGCGCCGCATCCGATCCCGAGAACGGCTTCATCGTGGTGACCCAGGTCGGCAGCCAGACCTTTGGCATCGTCGTCGACGGCGTGTTCCACACCGAAGAAATCGTGGTCAAGCCGATGTCGACCAAGCTGCGTCACATCGACATGTTCTCCGGCAACACCATCCTGGGCGATGGCGCGGTGATCATGATCATCGACCCCAACGGCATCGCCAAGGCGCTCGGCGCCGCCGGCTCCTCGGCCCATGACATGGGCGACGAGAACGGCGCGCATCACATCGGATCGGGCGAGCAGACCACTTCGCTTCTCGTCTTCCGCGCCGGCTCGTCGCAGCCCAAGGCGGTCCCGCTCGGGCTCGTCACCCGCCTGGAAGAGCTGCCCGCCGACAAGATCGAGTTCTCCAACGGCCGCTACATGGTGCAGTACCGCGAGCAGCTGATGCCGCTCGTCGCCATGGAGGGCGTCACCATTGCCAGCCAGGGCGCCCAGCCGATCCTGGTGTTCGCCGATGACGGCCGCTCCATGGGGCTCGTCGTCGACGAGATCATCGACATCGTCGAGGAACGGCTCAACATCGAGGTCGGCGGCTCCAGCCAGGGCATTCTGGGCTCGGCCGTGATCAAGGGTCAGGCCACCGAGGTGATCGACGTCGGCCACTTCCTGCCGATGGCGTTCGCCGACTGGTTCACCCGCAAGGAGATGAAGCCGTCGCTGCACTCGCAGTCGGTGCTGCTGGTCGACGACTCAGCGTTCTTCCGCAACATGCTGGCGCCGGTGCTGAAGGCGGCCGGCTACCGCGTCCGCACCGCGCCGACCGCGCAGGAGGGCCTGGCTGCGCTGCGCGCGCAGAGCTTCGACGTGGTGCTGACCGACATCGAGATGCCCGACATGAACGGGTTCGAGTTCGCGGAAGTGATCCGCTCGGACAACAATCTGGGCGCGATGCCGATCATCGGCCTGTCCGCCCTGGTGTCGCCGGCGGCGATCGAGCGCGGCCGTCAGGCCGGCTTCCACGACTATGTCGCCAAGTTCGACCGTCCCGGTCTGATCGCGGCGCTGAAGGAGCAGACCGCGGGCGCCGCCGGCGCCTCCGAGCTGAGCCGGGCAGCGGCGTAA